The following proteins come from a genomic window of Lolium rigidum isolate FL_2022 chromosome 5, APGP_CSIRO_Lrig_0.1, whole genome shotgun sequence:
- the LOC124656527 gene encoding citrate-binding protein-like — MAPDMLSWLLFLVLALSVSTHGASGAACDPTSGFVTMPLNDTQLPVQSPYDLPLNERYEFVNSMRRLWVYCSDKPHSTTSHTKPRTEIRMQTYNSGVWQFEGYAYVPGGTSGVSIMQVFGAAKHATTLMLHVYDGALRYYDMQVVEGGIYDRWFRLNVIHDVGGNGTLAVFIDGEERLRVAGRGGHEHYFKFGVYAQSNPSHYMESRWRDVRLFTKPAY, encoded by the exons ATGGCTCCTGACATGCTGTCCTggctcctcttcctcgtcctggCTCTGTCAGTCTCCACTCACGGCGCCAGCGGCGCTGCCTGCGACCCGACCAGCGGCTTCGTCACCATGCCGCTCAACGACACGCAGCTCCCGGTGCAGAGCCCGTACGACCTTCCGCTGAATGAGCGGTACGAGTTCGTGAACAGCATGCGACGGCTGTGGGTGTACTGCAGCGACAAGCCTCACAGCACCACCAGCCACACCAAGCCTCGAACGGAAATCCGCATG CAAACCTACAACTCCGGCGTGTGGCAGTTCGAAGGCTACGCCTACGTCCCCGGCGGCACCTCCGGGGTGTCCATCATGCAGGTGTTCGGCGCGGCGAAGCACGCGACGACGCTGATGCTGCACGTCTACGACGGCGCGCTGCGGTACTACGACATGCAGGTCGTCGAGGGCGGCATCTACGACCGGTGGTTCCGGCTCAACGTGATCCACGACGTCGGCGGCAACGGGACGCTCGCCGTGTTCATCGACGGCGAGGAGCGGCTGCGCGTGGCGGGGCGTGGCGGCCACGAGCACTACTTCAAGTTCGGAGTGTACGCGCAGAGCAACCCCTCGCACTACATGGAGTCGCGATGGAGGGACGTCAGGCTCTTCACCAAGCCTGCTTACTGA